Proteins from a genomic interval of Diospyros lotus cultivar Yz01 chromosome 6, ASM1463336v1, whole genome shotgun sequence:
- the LOC127804196 gene encoding transcription factor HHO5 isoform X1 — protein sequence MGENPMGLNLELGLNFVPTNTIDVSEKSPKPSGRVQVLEDELRKIQAFERELPLCMLILNDGLLFSQSLSLSFPHVFLFDFFVQQFFAAIRRVKAETSSDLNDKKNWMSSARLWTNSTGFKSENKLNNSALDLKLSGPNPKREKAAPPAGEMMKPESKQKQPQKKQRRCWSPELHGRFVSALEQLGGAQIATPKHIRQLMQVDGLTNDEVKSHLQKYRIHVRKLPASPTTTSTVSWMSMYECGDGSNSKASNSQSGSPLGPFQLGGSAKAVSTTTHVNSIGEEEDEKSESHNWKGQLKIDV from the exons ATGGGTGAGAATCCGATGGGACTGAACTTGGAATTGGGTTTGAATTTTGTCCCGACAAACACCATTGATGTTTCTGAGAAATCCCCCAAGCCCAGTGGTCGTGTCCAGGTTTTGGAAGACGAACTGAGGAAGATTCAAGCCTTTGAACGTGAACTTCCTCTCTGCATGCTTATCTTGAACGATGGTTTACtcttctctcaatctctctctttgaGTTTTCCccatgttttcttatttgattTCTTTGTTCAACAATTTTTTGCAGCTATTCGGAGAGTGAAGGCAGAAACGTCGAGTGATTTGAACGATAAGAAGAACTGGATGAGCTCCGCTCGGCTGTGGACCAATTCTACTGGTTTCAAGTCTGAAAACAAGTTAAATAACTCGGCGTTGGACCTCAAATTG TCTGGTCCGAATCCGAAGAGAGAGAAGGCGGCTCCGCCGGCGGGGGAAATGATGAAGCCGGAGAGCAAACAGAAGCAGCCGCAGAAGAAGCAGCGGCGGTGCTGGTCGCCGGAGCTTCACGGCCGATTCGTGAGTGCGCTTGAACAGCTTGGAGGTGCACAGA TTGCTACACCAAAGCATATCAGACAACTAATGCAGGTAGATGGTCTCACAAACGATGAAGTGAAAAGCCATTTGCAG AAATACAGGATACATGTCCGAAAACTTCCAGCTTCTCCAACCACAACATCGACTGTCTCATGGATGTCCATGTATGAGTGTGGAGATGGGTCAAATTCGAAAGCAAGTAATTCCCAGTCAGGCTCGCCACTAGGCCCTTTCCAGCTGGGTGGCTCGGCCAAGGCGGTCTCCACAACCACCCATGTCAACAGCATTGGAGAAGAGGAGGATGAGAAATCAGAGAGCCATAATTGGAAAGGCCAGTTGAAGATTGATGTATAG
- the LOC127804196 gene encoding transcription factor HHO5 isoform X3, translated as MGENPMGLNLELGLNFVPTNTIDVSEKSPKPSGRVQVLEDELRKIQAFEPIRRVKAETSSDLNDKKNWMSSARLWTNSTGFKSENKLNNSALDLKLSGPNPKREKAAPPAGEMMKPESKQKQPQKKQRRCWSPELHGRFVSALEQLGGAQIATPKHIRQLMQVDGLTNDEVKSHLQKYRIHVRKLPASPTTTSTVSWMSMYECGDGSNSKASNSQSGSPLGPFQLGGSAKAVSTTTHVNSIGEEEDEKSESHNWKGQLKIDV; from the exons ATGGGTGAGAATCCGATGGGACTGAACTTGGAATTGGGTTTGAATTTTGTCCCGACAAACACCATTGATGTTTCTGAGAAATCCCCCAAGCCCAGTGGTCGTGTCCAGGTTTTGGAAGACGAACTGAGGAAGATTCAAGCCTTTGAAC CTATTCGGAGAGTGAAGGCAGAAACGTCGAGTGATTTGAACGATAAGAAGAACTGGATGAGCTCCGCTCGGCTGTGGACCAATTCTACTGGTTTCAAGTCTGAAAACAAGTTAAATAACTCGGCGTTGGACCTCAAATTG TCTGGTCCGAATCCGAAGAGAGAGAAGGCGGCTCCGCCGGCGGGGGAAATGATGAAGCCGGAGAGCAAACAGAAGCAGCCGCAGAAGAAGCAGCGGCGGTGCTGGTCGCCGGAGCTTCACGGCCGATTCGTGAGTGCGCTTGAACAGCTTGGAGGTGCACAGA TTGCTACACCAAAGCATATCAGACAACTAATGCAGGTAGATGGTCTCACAAACGATGAAGTGAAAAGCCATTTGCAG AAATACAGGATACATGTCCGAAAACTTCCAGCTTCTCCAACCACAACATCGACTGTCTCATGGATGTCCATGTATGAGTGTGGAGATGGGTCAAATTCGAAAGCAAGTAATTCCCAGTCAGGCTCGCCACTAGGCCCTTTCCAGCTGGGTGGCTCGGCCAAGGCGGTCTCCACAACCACCCATGTCAACAGCATTGGAGAAGAGGAGGATGAGAAATCAGAGAGCCATAATTGGAAAGGCCAGTTGAAGATTGATGTATAG
- the LOC127804196 gene encoding transcription factor HHO5 isoform X2 yields the protein MGENPMGLNLELGLNFVPTNTIDVSEKSPKPSGRVQVLEDELRKIQAFERELPLCMLILNDAIRRVKAETSSDLNDKKNWMSSARLWTNSTGFKSENKLNNSALDLKLSGPNPKREKAAPPAGEMMKPESKQKQPQKKQRRCWSPELHGRFVSALEQLGGAQIATPKHIRQLMQVDGLTNDEVKSHLQKYRIHVRKLPASPTTTSTVSWMSMYECGDGSNSKASNSQSGSPLGPFQLGGSAKAVSTTTHVNSIGEEEDEKSESHNWKGQLKIDV from the exons ATGGGTGAGAATCCGATGGGACTGAACTTGGAATTGGGTTTGAATTTTGTCCCGACAAACACCATTGATGTTTCTGAGAAATCCCCCAAGCCCAGTGGTCGTGTCCAGGTTTTGGAAGACGAACTGAGGAAGATTCAAGCCTTTGAACGTGAACTTCCTCTCTGCATGCTTATCTTGAACGATG CTATTCGGAGAGTGAAGGCAGAAACGTCGAGTGATTTGAACGATAAGAAGAACTGGATGAGCTCCGCTCGGCTGTGGACCAATTCTACTGGTTTCAAGTCTGAAAACAAGTTAAATAACTCGGCGTTGGACCTCAAATTG TCTGGTCCGAATCCGAAGAGAGAGAAGGCGGCTCCGCCGGCGGGGGAAATGATGAAGCCGGAGAGCAAACAGAAGCAGCCGCAGAAGAAGCAGCGGCGGTGCTGGTCGCCGGAGCTTCACGGCCGATTCGTGAGTGCGCTTGAACAGCTTGGAGGTGCACAGA TTGCTACACCAAAGCATATCAGACAACTAATGCAGGTAGATGGTCTCACAAACGATGAAGTGAAAAGCCATTTGCAG AAATACAGGATACATGTCCGAAAACTTCCAGCTTCTCCAACCACAACATCGACTGTCTCATGGATGTCCATGTATGAGTGTGGAGATGGGTCAAATTCGAAAGCAAGTAATTCCCAGTCAGGCTCGCCACTAGGCCCTTTCCAGCTGGGTGGCTCGGCCAAGGCGGTCTCCACAACCACCCATGTCAACAGCATTGGAGAAGAGGAGGATGAGAAATCAGAGAGCCATAATTGGAAAGGCCAGTTGAAGATTGATGTATAG